TTACGTAAAAGGAGTGACAGCCTGTGGAACCAATAGGAGAACGGATACCTCTGCTCAGATTTATGGACCAATCGGAATCCGCGAAGAGTTAGCTAGACGTCATCTGATTGGACGGATACCTTACGTGGGCGTGCGTAAGCTTCTCCTCACGCTCGTCAGGGCTGGACGGGGAACAAGGAAGTCTGAGGTGAAGTGGACTAGTGTGTGAGCCTGACTGTTATTTCTACTCTGATACTTCACGGATCCTCTACGCGCTGAGCACCATGGCTGAGTAAGTTACTGCAATGAGTTCATTTCGCATTTAAACAGTCGATGAAGTGGAAAGCGGTCAGAGTGATGTAGACTGTGAGTTATGTTGAGTATGAACCAAGCTGTTAGCTCGCCAGCTAACCTCGCTTTAGTGTGTGGTGGGAATAAATGTGACATGTAGTGTGATCAGTAATCGTTATAGTGGTTGTTATGGGCACTGGGTTGAATTCACAGGTGGTGTCATGTTTTCCTATTATATGAAACATATCATAAAGATATACTGATGGTGGTGGACAAGTTGATGATATGACCAGATGGACTAAATGTAATgatctctcttctcctcctcacagaGCAGACATTGCACTGATTGGTTTGGCTGTCATGGGCCAAAACCTCATCATGAACATGAACGATCACGGCTTCGTGGTGAGACGAtcactcttgtttgtttttatttctgcaacTTTTGAAGCAGTAAAACTTTTAATAATCGGGTAAAAACCTCTAACCCAAACAGGTGTGCGCTTACAACCGAACCGTGTCCAAGGTTCACGACTTCCTGAAGAATGAGGCGAAGGGCTCCAAGGTGATCGGAGCCGAGTCTCTGGAGGACATGGTGTCCAAGCTGAAGAAGCCCAGGAGGATCATCATGCTGGTCAAGGCTGGACAGGCTGTGGATGACTTCATCGACAAACTGGTTGGTAGTTTGTGGTGAAATGTGTTAGAATCAGCTGTTAAAATAAAGTCTTAAAactttatgttgtgttttttcttcaggttCCTCTTCTTGAGGCCGGGGATATCATCATCGATGGCGGCAACTCTGAATACAGAGACACAACAGTAAGTCATAAACAATCACCGTTTAGGAGTTTATCTTTACATGTGATTGAGGACGTTCTCacagtatttttgtgtttctgtcgtGCAGCGGCGGTGTAAGAGTCTGAGTGAGAAGGGATTGCTGTTTGTCGGCAGCGGAGTCAGTGGTGGAGAGGAAGGGGCGCGTTATGGACCTTCACTCATGCCGGGAGGACATAAAGAGGCCTGGTAAGtcttcacaaacacagcagctgcacaTTAGATGTTGGACATCAGGCACAGACAAAAGGTACAAATGCACTGACTAATGATAAAGCCGGACATATCTGAGCATTTCAGTGCATAAGTTAATGAatttaaacactttgtttttttttaaggccgCACATAAAAGACATCTTCCAGAGCATCGCTGCCAGGGTTGGAACAGGAGAACCTTGCTGCGACTGGGTTAGTGGTATCTAATTTGTGTTGTGTGCGTAATGTTTACTTCACTGAGCGGCTGTTGCAGTCGTCAAATCATCTCATAATAATCTGTCCGACTTGCTTCTACAGGTCGGAGATGAGGGTGCAGGGCACTTTGTGAAAATGGTCCATAATGGCATTGAGTACGGCGACATGCAGCTGATTTGTGAGGCCTATCACCTGATGAAGGATGTTCTGGGTATGGACCATGATGAGATGGCACAGGTAAGCTTTATTAATGTCATAACAGTTCTGTATAATCAAATCAAGAAAGGAAACACGGTGGCTGACCGTCTTTCATCGTATCgaaacagtgtttcaacagTTGGAACAAGACGGAGCTGGACTCCTTCCTGATCGAGATCACGGCTAACATCCTTAAATATAAGGATTCTGATGGTACACATCTGCTGCCCAAGATCCGCGACAGTGCTGGACAGAAAGGCACGGGGAAGTGGACGGCTATTTCAGCACTGGAGTATGGCACACCTGTGACTTTGATTGgtaagaggaggaaaggaggcgGTAGACAAGGAAGTATCTGGTTTCTTACTGTGGTCTGTCATTGCTCTCTGCTTCCAGTAAAGTGTTTGTCATGATGACATGGCAAAAGGAATTATCGCCCATTTCAACATGGTTTACAAAACAGCAATAGGTTTCAGCATCAGAGGTGTGTGGCTAATGTTTAACTTTGGCAGTAAGCTGACACAGCTACACAGCGGAGCCAGCGATCGTCTtttaagaaatgtttgtgtccacctctAAGAAGATTGAAGGCTTTTCTAGTGGCCTGCTCATCTCAAGTGACATAAGGGGGATTTGTTTTGCTCTCTGCAGCTTTGGGCTTTGCTCTGACTGCACGATGTGTTTCATAAACAAGACACTGACAAGATGTCGGTCAGAAGGCAAGACTGATATCAAAAAGGGGTTAAAAGTTGTATgtagtttaaattaaaatgaagttttCCTATGACAAAATCCTCACGACTGTTGTTTCAGATTAGATTTTTAAGAACCTGTTTGTTTGCCCGATCCCTGTCAGCGCTGTAGATGTTGTGATAGCGGCAGAACAAAAGGCCTCTTTGTGTGAGAGATGAGCGAGTCTGTGTGGAGCAGGCCAGCAGGCGGGTACAGTGTGCATGGCCGGGTTTCTGCCCCCGAATAGGGATCACATTCCTCATCACGATAGTTCACTCACTGGGCACATTTTCCTCTCAgtccctctcctctgcctgtGGGTTGAATCACCTAGCAGCTGTGCAGTTTTTAGCAAGTCATGCTTATGCAACAGTTTTTCCTGTTATCTTAATACAGTGTGCAaatttattatcattactattaATTTAATGTAGCAACTGACaatctctgattttttttgtttttactaatACAGTAGTGACAAGCCCTGAGTATTGTTATTACTGCTGAGTCATGCTGATGCTTGGATTCTGTCTTTATGATAGTGCTGTGTTTTTGCGACATGGCATTGGCTAGTAAACCTTTGTAATCATTTCTTATGAGGTTTCAGTCAGTGTAAATGGCTCTATGTTTTTGCGTGACACTCAAATAATGTGACGTGTGCAGAGAGCTAACCTTGTtgtccctctcttttttcttctgtctcctccactctccctccctcccttcaggGGAGGCTGTCTTTGCCAGATGCCTGTCCTCTCTGAAGGATGAGAGGGTGGAGGCCAGCCGGAGCCTTTCAGGGCCACAGGGGGTCAAATTCAGCGGTGATAAGGCTGCTTTCCTGGAGGACATTAGAAAGGTAGAACACACAGTATAGTACACATCTTGTAGTCTAATGCACTAGCCTAAGTTTCAATCTTCACCTTCACAAAGGTTAAAATGTTCAGAGGGGATCTTTGCTCCCAGTTTACATCCCATGTAACATTTTCAAACCAACCTTCAAGTTTTAGCTGCTTCGGTTATCTGTGAATGTaaaattaaccttttttttctacagtgacttgtgttttcatttcaaattctaTTACTACATCTGAAtaaactgatttgtttttctctctacaGGCCCTCTACGCCTCTAAGATCATTTCTTATGCGCAGGGCTTCATGCTGCTGCGGCAAGCAGCCAAAGAGTTCGGCTGGGTCCTTAATTACGGCGCCATCGCTCTGATGTGGAGAGGAGGCTGCATCATCCGCAGGTACATTTTAAGTTTGTGTTCGCCTGTCCGCCACGTTGTGCAGCTTTATGTCAACAGGCATCTTTCACACTGATGGTGAAACTGTGGTTAGGTGGTTTAGTGTAAGAGAGCATTTGTTGtaaaaataagaagaataaaatgGAGAAGTTTTTGAGAAAGTTTAGGATGTTTAATTGTAAGTAAAGAGTGACGTGTCTTCCATAAGTCCTAATGTAGTGCCATAAAGGAAATTATTAATTTGTCACTGCCCTGTGAGTAATGCTGTGAGAAATCTGTATGAAAGATAATGTGACCTTCCTGCAAAACGAGACTGAGAGCAGAATGAGGAAATTATAGTTGTGACACTGGTTTGCTTTATGCAATCTGGCAAAGATGTTTCATAAGCCTAAATCAAATAGAGCACTGAGCATGACTTGCTGGTCATGGCAACTGTTCTTCTTTCAGTTATTTAATCAAATGTTGCTTTACTACATGCAGAATCTTTCCTTATCTGTTGCCTAACGTTGCTCTCTGTCCTCCCCACCAGTGTTTTCCTGGGTAAAATCAAAGAGGCGTTTGACAGGGACGCCGAGCTGCAGAACCTGCTGCTGGATTCTTTCTTCAGTAACGCTGTGCAGGACTGTCAGGTATGAGGAAGGAGGAAGTGGCAAAAGACTAATCTGCAATACAACACACTTCCCGTTTGACAAAGAAAGGAGTGAACTATCACCGATTGTTTTAACCCACTGGTTCTCAAATTGTGGTACAAGAACCAGTGATGGTATGTAAGCTCCCTTGAGTGGTACTTCGGAggaatctcttttttttttcctttttttttaaattaaatcagtaTTATACTTAAACTATGAGATCCTGTAATATCTTGCTCCATAGTCACGTCACGTTCATGCAGGTAGCAAGCacacatccatgattagttacatGCTGAAATGTGACGTGGACGTAAAATGAAAGACTCCAGAGTGACTCCAAACAAGAACTGTAAAGAAGAGATGTGCAGATCAGAAATATCTCTTGAActggttcttgaactggttcCTGCActgtcaacaataaataatcttcctAGTGGTGGTACTTGAAAAGCCGAAAATATTCTGAGGTGGTACGCAGTGTAGAAACTGTAGGTGAGAAATGTTTTAACCCATTTTCACCATTTAAAGAAAGGACTGtgggtttatttattgtttatacaTCATCCAAACTATtggagctgctgtggaaaaCCCAAAAccaattataaaaaaacagtcagacCTGAGTCAACCCAAAAAGAGTGTAAACGTCTCTACCCTACCTTCTCAATAAACACTCATCTTGATTTCACGCTATATTACATTAGCTCCTTGTTcaaactctctttttttttttttttggtggaaaTGGGTTAAAACATTCCTCCAGTTTCTACACTGCGTACCACCTCAGAATATTTTCGGCTCTTCAAGTACCACCACTaggaagattatttattgttgacagTGCTGgaaccagttcaagaaccagGGTGGAAAAGAGATATTTCTGATCTGCACATCTCTTCTTTACAGTTCTCAAATGGAGTCACTTGGAGTCTTTCATTTTACGTCCACGTCACATTTCAGCatgtaactaatcatggatgtgtGCTTGCTACCTGCATGAACGTGACGTGACTATGGagcaaaatattacaggatCTCATAGTTTAAGTATAATactgatttaatttttaaaaaaaggaaaaaaaaaaaaaaagattcctccAAAGTACCACTCAAGGGAAAGTCTTGTACCACAATTTGAGAACAGTGGGTTAAAACAATCGGTGATAGTTCACCTTTCTTTGTCAAACGGGAAGTGTGTTGTATTGCAGATTAGTCTTTGCCACTTCCTCCTTCTCATACCTGACAGTCTGCACAGCGTTACTGAAGAAAGAATCCAGCAGCAGGTTCTGCAGCTCGGCGTCCCTGTCAAACGCCTCTTTGATTTTACCCAGGAAAACACTGGTGGGGAGGACAGAGGCAACAGATAAGGAAAGATTCTGCATGTAGTAAAGCAACATTTGATTGAATAACTGAAAGAAGCACAGTGGCCATGACCAGCAAGTCATGCTCAGTGCNNNNNNNNNNTTTAAAGAAAGGACTGtgggtttatttattgtttatacaTCATCCAAACTGTCCAAACCCAAAaccaatcataaaaaaacagccagaCCTGAGTCAACCCAAAAAGAGTGAAAACGTCTCTACCCTATCTTCTCAAAAAACACTCAATGAGTCCACTCAGGGGGGTCTTGACTTCACGCTATATTACATTAGCT
The sequence above is drawn from the Larimichthys crocea isolate SSNF chromosome XV, L_crocea_2.0, whole genome shotgun sequence genome and encodes:
- the pgd gene encoding 6-phosphogluconate dehydrogenase, decarboxylating; the encoded protein is MAEADIALIGLAVMGQNLIMNMNDHGFVVCAYNRTVSKVHDFLKNEAKGSKVIGAESLEDMVSKLKKPRRIIMLVKAGQAVDDFIDKLVPLLEAGDIIIDGGNSEYRDTTRRCKSLSEKGLLFVGSGVSGGEEGARYGPSLMPGGHKEAWPHIKDIFQSIAARVGTGEPCCDWVGDEGAGHFVKMVHNGIEYGDMQLICEAYHLMKDVLGMDHDEMAQCFNSWNKTELDSFLIEITANILKYKDSDGTHLLPKIRDSAGQKGTGKWTAISALEYGTPVTLIGEAVFARCLSSLKDERVEASRSLSGPQGVKFSGDKAAFLEDIRKALYASKIISYAQGFMLLRQAAKEFGWVLNYGAIALMWRGGCIIRSVFLGKIKEAFDRDAELQNLLLDSFFSNAVQDCQESWRRAISTGVLHGIPMPCFTTALSFYDGYRHDKLPANLIQAQRDYFGAHTYELLSKPGHFVHTNWTGTGGNVSSSSYNA